A genomic window from Streptomyces sp. MST-110588 includes:
- the rpmJ gene encoding 50S ribosomal protein L36, producing the protein MKVKPSVKKICDKCKVIRRHGRVMVICDNLRHKQRQG; encoded by the coding sequence ATGAAGGTCAAGCCGAGCGTCAAGAAGATCTGCGACAAGTGCAAGGTGATCCGCCGTCACGGCCGGGTCATGGTCATCTGCGACAACCTGCGCCACAAGCAGCGCCAGGGCTGA
- the rplQ gene encoding 50S ribosomal protein L17, protein MPKPTKGARLGGSAAHERLMLRNLATSLFEHGRITTTEAKARRLRPYAERLVTKAKKGDLHNRRQVMELISDKSVVHTLFTEIAPRYENRPGGYTRITKIGNRRGDNAPMAVIELVEALTVAQQATGEAEAATKRAVKEDALKKDEAAEAKSDEAPAEESKDA, encoded by the coding sequence ATGCCGAAGCCCACCAAGGGTGCCCGTCTGGGCGGCAGCGCAGCGCACGAGCGTCTCATGCTGCGCAACCTGGCGACCTCGCTGTTCGAGCACGGCCGCATCACGACGACCGAGGCCAAGGCCCGCCGTCTGCGTCCGTACGCGGAGCGCCTGGTGACCAAGGCGAAGAAGGGCGACCTTCACAACCGCCGCCAGGTCATGGAACTGATCTCGGACAAGAGCGTCGTGCACACGCTCTTCACGGAGATCGCTCCCCGGTACGAGAACCGCCCCGGCGGTTACACCCGTATCACCAAGATCGGCAACCGTCGCGGCGACAACGCCCCGATGGCCGTCATCGAGCTCGTCGAGGCGCTGACCGTGGCCCAGCAGGCCACCGGTGAGGCCGAGGCCGCGACCAAGCGCGCGGTCAAGGAAGACGCCCTGAAGAAGGACGAGGCCGCCGAGGCCAAGTCCGACGAGGCGCCGGCGGAAGAGTCCAAGGACGCCTGA
- the infA gene encoding translation initiation factor IF-1, translating into MAKKQGAIEIEGTVIESLPNAMFKVELQNGHKVLAHISGKMRMHYIRILPDDRVVVELSPYDLTRGRIVYRYK; encoded by the coding sequence GTGGCCAAGAAGCAAGGTGCCATCGAGATCGAGGGCACCGTGATCGAGTCTCTGCCGAACGCGATGTTCAAGGTGGAGCTCCAGAACGGTCACAAGGTCCTCGCGCACATCAGTGGCAAGATGCGGATGCACTACATCCGTATCCTCCCGGATGACCGGGTCGTCGTGGAGCTGTCTCCTTACGACCTGACGCGTGGCCGGATCGTCTACCGGTACAAGTAG
- the rpsD gene encoding 30S ribosomal protein S4, which translates to MARYTGADCKRCRREKQKLFLKGSKCESAKCPIEIRPYPPGEHGRGRTKDSEYLLQLREKQKCSRIYGVLERQFVGYYKEANQKTGKTGENLLRILETRLDNVIYRAGFAKSRDHARQLVRHGHITVNGRKTDIPSARVSVNDIIEVRESSRNLTPFQVAQAEAGERTVPAWLEAIPSKLRILVHSLPERQVIDTQVQEQLIVELYSK; encoded by the coding sequence ATGGCGCGTTACACCGGGGCCGACTGCAAGCGTTGCCGTCGGGAGAAGCAGAAGCTCTTCCTCAAGGGGAGCAAGTGCGAGAGCGCGAAGTGCCCGATCGAGATCCGTCCTTACCCCCCGGGTGAGCACGGACGCGGGCGCACCAAGGACAGCGAGTACCTCCTTCAGCTTCGTGAGAAGCAGAAGTGCAGCCGTATCTACGGTGTCCTGGAGAGGCAGTTCGTCGGGTACTACAAGGAAGCGAACCAGAAGACCGGCAAGACCGGTGAGAACCTTCTGCGCATCCTGGAGACCCGTCTGGACAACGTGATCTACCGGGCCGGCTTCGCCAAGTCCCGCGATCACGCCCGTCAGCTCGTCCGTCACGGACACATCACCGTGAACGGCCGCAAGACCGACATCCCGTCGGCCCGTGTGTCCGTGAACGACATCATCGAGGTGCGCGAGTCCTCCCGTAACCTGACCCCCTTCCAGGTGGCTCAGGCGGAGGCCGGGGAGCGGACCGTCCCGGCGTGGCTGGAGGCGATCCCCTCCAAGCTGCGCATCCTCGTGCACAGCCTGCCCGAGCGCCAGGTGATCGACACCCAGGTGCAGGAGCAGCTCATCGTCGAGCTCTACTCCAAGTAG
- a CDS encoding ATP-binding cassette domain-containing protein gives MGHVEAGHLEYFLPDGRVLLNDVSFRVGEGASVALVGANGAGKTTLLRLISGELKPHGGTVTVSGGLGVMPQFVGSMGAPPVPSGLRGRDERTVRDLLVSVAQPRIREAAAAVDAAEHAVMTSDDEAAQMAYAQALSDWAEARGYEAETVWDMCTTAALGVPYEKAQWRQVRTLSGGEQKRLVLEALLRGGDEVLLLDEPDNYLDVPGKRWLEERLRETKKTVLFVSHDRELLARSAEKIVSVEPGPAGSDVWVHGGGFGTYHQARKERFARFEELRRRWDEEHAKLRQLVHTLKQKAAFNDGMASRYQAAQTRLRKFEEAGPPQEPPREQEISMRLRGGRTGVRAVTCENLELTGLMKPFDLEVFYGERVAVLGSNGSGKSHFLRLLAGDPEHPVAHTGVWKLGARVVPGHFAQTHAHPELEGRTLLDILWKEHAKDRGKAMSALRRYELERQAEQRFERLSGGQQARFQILLLELTGATALLLDEPTDNLDLESAEALQEGLEAYEGTVLAVTHDRWFARSFDRYLVFGSDGRVREAPEPVWDERRVERKR, from the coding sequence ATGGGACACGTGGAGGCCGGACATCTGGAGTACTTCCTGCCGGACGGGCGGGTGCTGTTGAACGATGTGTCGTTCCGCGTCGGCGAGGGCGCCTCGGTCGCGCTGGTGGGGGCCAACGGCGCGGGCAAGACGACGCTGCTGCGGCTGATCTCGGGGGAGCTCAAGCCGCACGGCGGGACGGTGACCGTCAGCGGCGGCCTCGGGGTGATGCCGCAGTTCGTGGGGTCGATGGGGGCACCTCCCGTGCCTTCCGGGCTACGGGGGAGGGATGAGCGGACCGTACGGGACCTGCTGGTCTCAGTGGCGCAGCCGCGGATCAGAGAAGCCGCGGCGGCCGTGGACGCGGCCGAGCACGCGGTCATGACATCGGACGACGAGGCCGCGCAGATGGCGTACGCGCAGGCGCTGAGCGACTGGGCCGAGGCACGCGGGTACGAGGCCGAGACGGTCTGGGACATGTGCACGACGGCCGCGCTGGGCGTCCCGTACGAGAAGGCACAGTGGCGCCAGGTGCGCACCCTCAGCGGCGGCGAGCAGAAACGGCTGGTCCTGGAGGCGCTGCTGCGCGGCGGTGACGAGGTGCTGCTGCTGGACGAGCCGGACAACTATCTGGACGTACCGGGCAAGCGCTGGCTGGAGGAGCGGCTGCGCGAGACGAAGAAGACGGTGCTGTTCGTCTCCCACGACCGGGAGCTGCTGGCCCGCTCCGCGGAGAAGATCGTCAGCGTGGAGCCGGGGCCCGCCGGGTCGGACGTATGGGTGCACGGCGGCGGCTTCGGCACGTACCACCAGGCCCGTAAGGAGCGCTTCGCCCGCTTCGAGGAGCTGCGGCGGCGCTGGGACGAGGAGCACGCCAAGCTCAGGCAGCTCGTGCACACGCTCAAGCAGAAGGCCGCCTTCAACGACGGCATGGCCTCGCGCTACCAGGCCGCCCAGACCCGGCTGCGCAAGTTCGAGGAGGCCGGGCCGCCGCAGGAGCCGCCGCGCGAGCAGGAGATCAGCATGCGGCTGCGCGGGGGCCGTACCGGCGTACGGGCCGTGACCTGCGAGAACCTTGAGCTGACCGGGCTGATGAAGCCGTTCGACCTGGAGGTCTTCTACGGCGAGCGGGTCGCGGTGCTGGGGTCCAACGGCTCGGGCAAGTCGCACTTCCTGCGGCTTCTGGCGGGGGATCCCGAGCATCCGGTGGCGCATACGGGTGTCTGGAAGCTGGGTGCGCGCGTCGTGCCCGGTCATTTCGCGCAAACGCATGCTCATCCGGAACTGGAGGGGCGCACACTTCTGGACATCCTGTGGAAGGAACACGCCAAGGATCGCGGCAAGGCGATGAGCGCGCTGCGCCGCTACGAGCTGGAGCGCCAGGCCGAGCAGCGCTTCGAGCGGCTCTCCGGCGGGCAGCAGGCGCGCTTCCAGATCCTGCTGCTGGAGCTGACGGGCGCCACCGCGCTGCTGCTGGACGAGCCGACGGACAACCTGGACCTGGAGAGCGCGGAGGCGTTGCAGGAGGGGCTGGAGGCGTACGAGGGAACGGTGCTGGCGGTGACCCACGACCGGTGGTTCGCGCGGTCCTTCGACCGGTATCTGGTGTTCGGGTCCGACGGACGGGTGCGGG
- the rpsM gene encoding 30S ribosomal protein S13, giving the protein MARVSGVDIPREKRVEVALTYVFGIGRTLAKETLAATGVNPNTRVRDLAEEDLVKIREYVDANLKTEGDLRREIQADIRRKVEIGCYQGLRHRRGLPVHGQRTSTNARTRKGPRRAIAGKKKPGKK; this is encoded by the coding sequence ATGGCACGCGTTTCAGGTGTCGACATCCCGCGCGAAAAGCGCGTGGAGGTTGCCCTCACCTACGTTTTCGGCATCGGCCGCACCCTGGCGAAGGAGACCCTCGCCGCGACCGGTGTGAACCCGAACACCCGCGTTCGTGACCTGGCCGAAGAGGACCTGGTCAAGATCCGCGAGTACGTGGACGCCAACCTCAAGACCGAGGGTGACCTCCGTCGTGAGATCCAGGCCGACATCCGCCGCAAGGTCGAGATCGGCTGCTACCAGGGTCTGCGTCACCGTCGCGGTCTGCCGGTGCACGGTCAGCGCACCAGCACGAACGCGCGTACCCGCAAGGGCCCGCGTCGCGCGATCGCCGGCAAGAAGAAGCCGGGCAAGAAGTAG
- a CDS encoding DNA-directed RNA polymerase subunit alpha, with amino-acid sequence MLIAQRPSLTEEVVDEYRSRFVIEPLEPGFGYTLGNSLRRTLLSSIPGAAVTSIRIDGVLHEFTTVPGVKEDVTDLILNIKQLVVSSEHDEPVVMYLRKQGPGLVTAADIAPPAGVEVHNPDLVLATLNGKGKLEMELTVERGRGYVSAVQNKQVGQEIGRIPVDSIYSPVLKVTYKVEATRVEQRTDFDKLIVDVETKQAMRPRDAMASAGKTLVELFGLARELNIDAEGIDMGPSPTDAALAADLALPIEELELTVRSYNCLKREGIHSVGELVARSEADLLDIRNFGAKSIDEVKAKLAGMGLALKDSPPGFDPTAAADAFGADDDADAGFVETEQY; translated from the coding sequence ATGCTGATCGCTCAGCGTCCCTCGCTGACCGAAGAGGTCGTCGACGAATACCGCTCCCGGTTCGTGATCGAGCCGCTGGAGCCGGGCTTCGGCTACACCCTCGGCAACTCCCTGCGTCGTACGCTCCTCTCCTCGATCCCGGGTGCGGCGGTCACGTCCATCCGCATCGACGGTGTCCTGCACGAGTTCACCACCGTGCCGGGCGTCAAGGAGGACGTCACCGACCTCATCCTGAACATCAAGCAGCTCGTCGTCTCCTCCGAGCACGACGAGCCGGTCGTGATGTACCTGCGCAAGCAGGGCCCGGGCCTGGTCACCGCCGCGGACATCGCGCCGCCGGCCGGTGTCGAGGTGCACAACCCCGACCTGGTCCTGGCCACCCTGAACGGCAAGGGCAAGCTGGAGATGGAGCTGACCGTCGAGCGCGGTCGCGGCTACGTCTCCGCCGTGCAGAACAAGCAGGTCGGCCAGGAGATCGGCCGTATCCCGGTCGACTCCATCTACTCGCCGGTCCTGAAGGTCACCTACAAGGTCGAGGCGACCCGAGTCGAGCAGCGCACCGACTTCGACAAGCTGATCGTCGACGTCGAGACCAAGCAGGCCATGCGCCCGCGCGACGCCATGGCGTCGGCCGGCAAGACCCTGGTCGAGCTGTTCGGCCTGGCCCGCGAGCTGAACATCGACGCCGAGGGCATCGACATGGGCCCGTCCCCCACGGACGCCGCCCTGGCCGCCGACCTGGCGCTGCCGATCGAGGAGCTGGAGCTCACCGTTCGGTCGTACAACTGCCTCAAGCGTGAGGGCATCCACTCCGTGGGTGAGCTCGTGGCGCGCTCCGAGGCCGACCTGCTCGACATCCGCAACTTCGGTGCGAAGTCGATCGACGAGGTCAAGGCGAAGCTGGCCGGCATGGGCCTGGCCCTCAAGGACAGCCCGCCCGGATTCGACCCGACCGCCGCCGCCGACGCCTTTGGCGCCGATGATGACGCGGATGCCGGGTTCGTGGAGACCGAGCAGTACTGA
- the truA gene encoding tRNA pseudouridine(38-40) synthase TruA: MSDEVEPGYVRVRLDLSYDGKDFSGWAKQHQRRTVQGELEDALRTVTRSGRTYELTVAGRTDAGVHARGQVAHVDLPQEVWEAHGERLLRRLAGRLPKDVRVWRLAPAPYGFNARFSAVWRRYAYRVTDHPGGVDPLLRGHVLWHDWELDVEAMNAASQPLLGEHDFAAYCKRREGATTIRTLQELSWVRDAEGIVTATVRADAFCHNMVRSLVGALLFVGDGHRPVEWPGKVLAAGVRDSAVHVVRPHGLTLEEVGYPADELLMARNQEARNKRTLPGRGCC; this comes from the coding sequence GTGAGCGATGAGGTGGAGCCCGGTTACGTACGGGTGCGGCTGGATCTTTCCTACGACGGCAAGGACTTCTCGGGCTGGGCCAAGCAGCACCAGCGGCGGACCGTCCAGGGCGAGCTGGAGGACGCGCTGCGCACGGTGACCCGGTCCGGCCGTACGTACGAGCTGACCGTGGCCGGGCGGACGGACGCCGGTGTGCACGCGCGCGGACAGGTGGCGCACGTGGACCTGCCGCAGGAGGTCTGGGAGGCGCACGGCGAGCGGCTGCTGCGCCGGCTGGCCGGGCGGCTGCCCAAGGACGTACGGGTGTGGCGGCTGGCCCCGGCCCCGTACGGGTTCAACGCCCGCTTCTCGGCGGTCTGGCGCCGGTACGCCTACCGGGTCACCGACCACCCGGGCGGCGTGGACCCGCTGCTGCGCGGGCACGTGCTGTGGCACGACTGGGAGCTGGACGTCGAGGCGATGAACGCCGCCTCGCAGCCGCTGCTGGGCGAGCACGACTTCGCGGCGTACTGCAAGCGGCGCGAGGGCGCCACCACCATCCGTACGCTCCAGGAGCTGAGCTGGGTGCGGGACGCGGAGGGGATCGTGACCGCGACCGTACGGGCCGATGCCTTCTGCCACAACATGGTGCGCTCGCTGGTGGGCGCGCTGCTGTTCGTGGGGGACGGGCACCGGCCGGTGGAGTGGCCGGGGAAGGTGCTGGCGGCCGGGGTACGGGACTCGGCGGTGCACGTCGTACGGCCGCACGGGCTGACCCTGGAGGAGGTCGGCTACCCGGCGGACGAGCTGCTCATGGCCCGTAACCAGGAAGCCCGCAACAAGCGGACGCTGCCGGGCCGCGGTTGCTGCTGA
- the rpsK gene encoding 30S ribosomal protein S11, producing MPPKGRTAGAKKVRRKEKKNVAHGHAHIKSTFNNTIVSITDPTGNVISWASAGHVGFKGSRKSTPFAAQMAAESAARRAQEHGMRKVDVFVKGPGSGRETAIRSLQATGLEVGSIQDVTPTPHNGCRPPKRRRV from the coding sequence ATGCCTCCGAAGGGCCGTACGGCCGGCGCCAAGAAGGTGCGCCGCAAGGAGAAGAAGAACGTCGCCCACGGGCACGCTCACATCAAGAGCACGTTCAACAACACCATCGTTTCGATCACCGACCCCACGGGCAACGTGATCTCTTGGGCCTCGGCCGGCCACGTCGGCTTCAAGGGCTCTCGCAAGTCGACCCCCTTCGCCGCGCAGATGGCCGCCGAGTCGGCCGCCCGCCGCGCGCAGGAGCACGGCATGCGCAAGGTGGACGTCTTCGTCAAGGGTCCCGGCTCCGGCCGTGAGACCGCGATCCGCTCGCTCCAGGCCACCGGCCTGGAGGTGGGTTCGATCCAGGACGTCACCCCCACCCCGCACAACGGATGCCGCCCGCCCAAGCGCCGCCGCGTCTGA